Below is a genomic region from Candidatus Chlorobium masyuteum.
TCAATGATCTCCACCGCTGCCGGGACCTCAATCATTGCCCCGATTCCCGGCCTGTCAATCGGTTGTTCCATCTCTCTGGATAGCTCCTCGATGTGTCGGTCGATCACCTTCCGGACATGGTGAATCTCTTCAAGAGAGATGATCATGGGGATCAAAATATCGATGTTGCCGTGAACATTAGCCCTGATTACTGCCCGTATCTGGTCATCAAGTATTTCAGGCATATCAATCAGTATTCTGATCCCCCTCCATCCAAGGTTAGGATTTGGTTCCCTTACGGGAGAGTAGATCAGTTTGTCGCCTCCGATGTCAAAGAGTCGAATATCAAGTGGCATGGGAGCTATCGTTTCAGCCATATCGAGGTAAGAGGAGTACTGTTCGGACTCCTTTGGCACTTTGGTTCCGTCAGTAAAGAGGTTCTCGCTTCTGAAAAGCCCTACACCTTCCGCACCCGAAGCCGTCAGGTTCTGGAGCTCCTCCTTGAAATCGATATTGGCGAAAAAGGTGATTCTGACACCGCATTTTGTTGTTGCCGGCAGCGTAGCGGTCAGTGATGCACTCTCTTCATGCTCTTTCTCCTCCTCTTTTTTCCTTTCATACCAATCAATTCGCTCCTGACCGGGATTGGTGATTACGACTCCCGTTGTTCCATCAAGGATCACAGGCATGCCGGTTGTCACCTTGTGAGAGAGGTTTCCGAGTCCTACGACCATCGGAATATTGAGTGACTTGCATATCAGGGAGATATGGGAGGTTGTTCCACCTGAATCGGTTATAAATCCCTTTACATTGCTTCGGCTGAGCAGGATCACATCGGCAGGAGAGAGATGATAGGATGCGACAATGACACCTTCAGGAATCCATGAGTGCAGTTTTCGTACATGAAGGTTTCTGATGATCCGGTCCTTTATATCGAGGAGATCGTCAGCCCGTTCACGGAATATCTGTTCTTCAGAAGTTTTGAATTTTTCAAGATAGAGGTTGAACTCCTCCTCTATGACCATATGTGCCGGTTTTCTCTCGGAGAGAATTCTCGATGAGATGGTATCAATAAGTACCGGATCATGCAGGATCATGATCTGGGCCTGAAACAGATTGGAGTATCCTTTACCGAGTTTTCTTGTTGTTACCCGCTCGATTTTTTTCAGTTCTTTCTCGGAACGGTTCAGTGCGGCAAGAAAACGTTCAATCTCGTCATTGATATCCCCGTGTTTCAGTTCCTGGATCTCATGATGATCGGTCTCCTTGACAAAACTATAGCATGTTCCGATTGCTATCCCTTTGGATGCACCGATCCCTGCATAGGACAGCTCCATTTCCTGTCCCGCTGTGTCGCTGTTTTTGATCGCCGGTTCCGGTGCTCCATCTGTTTTTCCGGAGACCGGAGAGTGAGTATTATCTGACATAGGTGAGGGTTAAAAGGGTGCTTCATCCTGATTTATGAATACTCCGGCATTGGATTTACCGGATTCCGGCAGTGAGGGCGCGTAGCGTTCAGGCTCATGGGATGTATCAGCAGCGTCGCCGGCGGTGATATAGGTATTTGCCGTTGACTGAAACCGCCCGTAGTTTTTCAGGAAGAGCAGACGGATGTCGCCAATAGGGCCGTTTCTCTGCTTGCCTATAACAATTTCTACAACATCCTTGGTTGATGAGCCGTCCTCGAAGGTTGTTTTACCGTACATTTCCGGCCGGGAGAGGAACATGACGACGTCTGCATCCTGTTCGATAGAGCCCGACTCCCTGAGATCGCTGAGCTGGGGCCGACGGTCGCCCGAGCGCTGTTCAACCGAGCGGTTAAGCTGGGCAAGCGCGATGACGGGAATGTTCAGCTCCTTTGCCAGTGCTTTCAGCGACCTTGAAATCTGCGCAATCTCCTGTTCACGATTTGTTTTCCCGTCACGTACAGGAGTGACCAGCTGAAGGTAATCGACTACAACCATACCGATATTGTGCTCCTGCTTCATGCGGCGGGTTTTGGCGGCAAGCTCCATAATCGAGATCCCCGGTGTATCGTCAATAAAGAGTTTCGCTTCATTGAGCTTGTCCATGCTGTTGATGATCCTGCCCATCATTTCCGGCGTTATACGCCCGGTTCTGACAAGCTGGGACTCAACATAGGCTTCGGCGCACATGAGCCTTACGGCAAGCTGAACCTCAGCCATTTCAAGGCTGAAAAAAAGAACCGGTGTATCAAAATCGACCGCTGCATTCCGGGCAAGGGCGAGCGCAAACGCGGTTTTACCGGCCGAAGGCCTTGCCGCAATGATAATCATGTCGGAGCCCTGGAATCCGGCCGTCATCTGATCCAGTTCAGAGAATCCCGATCCGATGCCGGTGACGGAGGATTGTGATGCTCTGAGGGTTTCAAGCATCCGAATGCCGTTTTTCACCAGCTCTTTTATCAGTGAGGCCTTCTTTTTTATACCCGCCTGGGAGATATTGAAAAACTGCTGGGAGGCATGTTCAACCAGATCAAAAATATCCATTGATGAGCTGTAGGCTGCCCCGGATATCTTGGCTGATATGGAGATCATCCTCCGGTAGAGGTACTTCTCCTTTGCCAGGCGGGCATAGTACTCGATATTGGCGGCGCTGATAACTTTGCCGGAGAGTTCCGCCAGATAGTGCCGTCCTCCGACCGGCTCCAGTTCGTTCATTTTCAGCAGCTCTTCACTGACGGTGATAATGTCAATTGCCTGCCGTTTATGGTAGAGCTGCATCATCGCCCTGAAGATGATCTGGTGACGTTTTTCATAAAAAACCTCTTCACCATTATCACCGAATATCTGGATGACCTGTTCAATAGGGTCATCTTCGAGAAGAATGCAGGCAAGCACCTCCTGCTCGATTTCAGTAGAATAGGGAGGAACGCGGCTCTCCTGACTGAAATCAATATCCTTGTCAAAATCTATGGCAACCGCAGCTTTCTTGATCATCATGCAATATCCTTGTCGTGAAGCGTTTCTTTTCCGCCCGTTTTTTTGTAATGGTGCTCCATCATCTGCACATCCTCCCAGCAGGCCCGTTTCCAGTTGGGGTTACGCAGCAGTGCGGCCGGATGATAGGTCACAAAACAGTCAAACCCTTTCCATTCGATCAGCTTTCCCCTCATCATTCCCATGGAGAGGTTATTTCCAAGAATGGTATTTGCGGCAACCTTTCCAAGAATAAGAATGATTTTAGGCTTTACAATCTGCAACTGCTGCTGCAGCCATGGCCGGCAGAATCCGATTTCATCCTCAAGCGGGTTGCGGTTTCCCGGCGGCCTGCACTTCAGAATGTTGCAGATATAGACCTCTTCACGTTCAAAATGAACCGCCTGCAGAATTTTTGTGAGGAGCTGGCCGGATCTTCCTACAAAAGGCCTTCCCGACGCATCCTCTTCCGCTCCGGGGGCTTCGCCGATGACAACAATTTCTGCAAGAGGGCTCCCTTCGCCAACAACAACATTCCGCCTTGTTTCGGCGAGCCGGCACTTTCGGCACGCCATTGCCGCTTTTTGCAGCTCCGCAAGCTTTTCAGCTGCCGAAGCGGAAGGGTGTTCACTGCCGGACGGTGTGCTCACTACAGGATCAAATAACAGGCCTTCCATGCAATTATCGGCTGTTTTTATGGAGAGGAGACTTACTCTCGTACTGTTTTTCTATGACCTCAAGCAGCCGCTCTGCCGCGTCATGTTTTGAAAGTTGAGGCAGCTCGGTTGTTTTGCCGCTACGCTCTATCAGGGTCAGAATATTGGTATCAACTTCAAAACCGGAAGTTTTGCGATCAAAAAAGTTGAATGCTATCAGGTCAAGCTGCTTTGATTCCAGTTTCTTGCGTGCATTATCAATATCTGACTGCATTTCGAGTGCAAATCCTATGGCAAGTTGTTTGCTGCTTTTCTGCAGACTGAACTCTGCAAGGATATCCGGGTTTTTTACAAGCGTAATCTCGATCTCTTCGGCCTCTTTTTTCATTTTTCTTTCATATGGTGCGGCCGGTCGATAATCTGCTACAGCCGCCGCGCCGATAAAGATCTGGCAGCTTTGGAAAAATGTTCGGGCGGCAGCATGCATCTCCGCAGCACTTTCAACATCGATGCGTTGCACTCCCGGAGGAGTTTCAAGATGAACCGGGCCTGTAATGAGCGTGACCAGTGCTCCGCGTTTTGCCGCAGCACCGGCTATGGCGAATCCCATCTTGCCCGAAGAGTAGTTGGAGATGTAGCGCACGCCATCAATTTTCTCTCTTGTCGGTCCGGCTGTCACAACAATGGATCTCCCCTGCAGGGGGGACTTTTTCTGTGATGAGTGCAGGGCCTCTTCAAGATGCGTGTGGATGGTTTCGGGCTCAGGCATCCGGCCGGTTCCGGATTGTCCTGAAGCGAGCTCTCCGCTTTCAGGTTTGAAGACCAGGCAGCCCTGTTTTTCAAGGAGTGCGATATTTCGCTGCACTGATGCAGAGAGAAACATCTGGCCATCCATGGCAGGAAAAACAAGTACCGGCTTGCCTGGCCGCAGTGTGAGAAAGCAGGCTGTGAGCATATCGTCGCAAAGGCCTGCGGCCAGCCGCGCAAGCGTATTGGCTGTGGCCGGGGCAATGACCAGCGCATCGGCCCACTCGCCAAGCGAGATATGGTGTGTGTAATCGGTTTCCGGTGTGTCAGCAGGAGGAAATATATTCCGGTAGACAGGCTCCTGGGAAACGGTTGCAAGGGCAAGTTCACTGACAAAACGGGCACCGCCGTCGGTAAGGGCAACCCTGACATTTGCCCCTGCTTTTTTCAACACTCTTACCAGTTGCGGCGTTTTGTAGGCGGCAATGCCGCCGCAGATGCCGATGATGATGTTTTTGCCTCTCAAGAGCTTATTTCCTGTGGATTTATTTCAGATTGGTTTACCTGTCAATTTACAAAAACAGCAGGATTTATTTTTTTTTGCCGGATGAAGGGATAATTCGTTTCCAGAACTGATCCCATGAGTTGAACCGCTCCCTGAAGGAGACGCTTGCACCCCATGTTTCCGAAGGTTTCTGCAGATTGATGCTCGATGTTTCATTTCCGATCTGTCCGTAAGAGCGATAGGCCTCCAGGTATATTTTCGGAGTTACACGGTATTCGATTTTCTGTGCAGTACCGTAATAGTCTGACATAACAGTTTGTTTCATGCTCGGTGAGCTGCCTGTGCCTACAAAGCGGACTTTTCCGCCGGTACCGGGGACGTTGAGTGCAAAGTAAAGATCAAGTCCGCTAAGGGCTCCGCGGTTGTCCACGCCGACATTGACATTGAAGCTTTCGATTCCGGCAATATCCTGCACGACTCTTGAGAGCTGTGAAGAAATCATACCTGTTCCGGTCGATATTCCGACGTTTGATGCAAAGCCGGTGTTCTGGTTGCTGCTGCCCGGTCTGATATACCACTGTTTTGAAAGCAGCATGGTGATGACATTCAGCTGCGCGTTCGGGTCTATCTGGCTTGATTGTCCGCCGATGGTGTTCTGGGAAGAGAATGGTTGAGACTGCTCGTTGAGGTAATAGCCCATCTCCACCTGTGGTTCATTGAGCGAACCGGTGATGGCAAGCAGCAGTTTTACATTATCCCGCTCACCGGTCTGCTGGTTTACAGCCGTTACGTATTTGGCTCCATACAGATTGTCCATAACGCCGCCCCGGATATCAGCGTTGTTCCAGGTTACCTTGCCGCCATCCTGCAGATCGAAATTTGAGTTGGAAAATTTGTATT
It encodes:
- the ptsP gene encoding phosphoenolpyruvate--protein phosphotransferase, whose translation is MSDNTHSPVSGKTDGAPEPAIKNSDTAGQEMELSYAGIGASKGIAIGTCYSFVKETDHHEIQELKHGDINDEIERFLAALNRSEKELKKIERVTTRKLGKGYSNLFQAQIMILHDPVLIDTISSRILSERKPAHMVIEEEFNLYLEKFKTSEEQIFRERADDLLDIKDRIIRNLHVRKLHSWIPEGVIVASYHLSPADVILLSRSNVKGFITDSGGTTSHISLICKSLNIPMVVGLGNLSHKVTTGMPVILDGTTGVVITNPGQERIDWYERKKEEEKEHEESASLTATLPATTKCGVRITFFANIDFKEELQNLTASGAEGVGLFRSENLFTDGTKVPKESEQYSSYLDMAETIAPMPLDIRLFDIGGDKLIYSPVREPNPNLGWRGIRILIDMPEILDDQIRAVIRANVHGNIDILIPMIISLEEIHHVRKVIDRHIEELSREMEQPIDRPGIGAMIEVPAAVEIIDEITRRVDFISIGTNDLTQYTLAVDRNNVVVQDLFEKFHPAIIRQLHRVIAAANRNHCRAMICGDMGSDPLALPFLIGCGLRRFSVVASDIPNLKSLVSHYTIAETEELAGECLTLDSAQAIKARLETFQAAH
- a CDS encoding uracil-DNA glycosylase; translation: MEGLLFDPVVSTPSGSEHPSASAAEKLAELQKAAMACRKCRLAETRRNVVVGEGSPLAEIVVIGEAPGAEEDASGRPFVGRSGQLLTKILQAVHFEREEVYICNILKCRPPGNRNPLEDEIGFCRPWLQQQLQIVKPKIILILGKVAANTILGNNLSMGMMRGKLIEWKGFDCFVTYHPAALLRNPNWKRACWEDVQMMEHHYKKTGGKETLHDKDIA
- the dnaB gene encoding replicative DNA helicase → MMIKKAAVAIDFDKDIDFSQESRVPPYSTEIEQEVLACILLEDDPIEQVIQIFGDNGEEVFYEKRHQIIFRAMMQLYHKRQAIDIITVSEELLKMNELEPVGGRHYLAELSGKVISAANIEYYARLAKEKYLYRRMISISAKISGAAYSSSMDIFDLVEHASQQFFNISQAGIKKKASLIKELVKNGIRMLETLRASQSSVTGIGSGFSELDQMTAGFQGSDMIIIAARPSAGKTAFALALARNAAVDFDTPVLFFSLEMAEVQLAVRLMCAEAYVESQLVRTGRITPEMMGRIINSMDKLNEAKLFIDDTPGISIMELAAKTRRMKQEHNIGMVVVDYLQLVTPVRDGKTNREQEIAQISRSLKALAKELNIPVIALAQLNRSVEQRSGDRRPQLSDLRESGSIEQDADVVMFLSRPEMYGKTTFEDGSSTKDVVEIVIGKQRNGPIGDIRLLFLKNYGRFQSTANTYITAGDAADTSHEPERYAPSLPESGKSNAGVFINQDEAPF
- the coaBC gene encoding bifunctional phosphopantothenoylcysteine decarboxylase/phosphopantothenate--cysteine ligase CoaBC, with translation MRGKNIIIGICGGIAAYKTPQLVRVLKKAGANVRVALTDGGARFVSELALATVSQEPVYRNIFPPADTPETDYTHHISLGEWADALVIAPATANTLARLAAGLCDDMLTACFLTLRPGKPVLVFPAMDGQMFLSASVQRNIALLEKQGCLVFKPESGELASGQSGTGRMPEPETIHTHLEEALHSSQKKSPLQGRSIVVTAGPTREKIDGVRYISNYSSGKMGFAIAGAAAKRGALVTLITGPVHLETPPGVQRIDVESAAEMHAAARTFFQSCQIFIGAAAVADYRPAAPYERKMKKEAEEIEITLVKNPDILAEFSLQKSSKQLAIGFALEMQSDIDNARKKLESKQLDLIAFNFFDRKTSGFEVDTNILTLIERSGKTTELPQLSKHDAAERLLEVIEKQYESKSPLHKNSR